A window from Culex pipiens pallens isolate TS chromosome 3, TS_CPP_V2, whole genome shotgun sequence encodes these proteins:
- the LOC120432353 gene encoding F-box/WD repeat-containing protein 11 isoform X3: MMKMETDKIMDESTTNNSSSPQFTTSILYDPARKKEPSQSFQTERDACLSYFTKWNESDQVDFVEQLLSRMCHYQHGHINAYLKPMLQRDFITLLPTKGLDHVAENILSYLDAKSLCRAERVCKEWSRVISEGMLWKKLIERNVRTDSLWRGLAERKGWIKYLFIPRPGVTHRPHKFYRELFPKIMKDIEAIENNWRTGNHNLQRINCRSENSKGVYCLQYDDDKIVSGLRDNTIKIWDRNSLQCCKILTGHTGSVLCLQYDDKVIISGSSDSTVRVWDVNTGDMVNTLIHHCEAVLHLRFNNGMMVTCSKDRSIAVWDMTSPTEIALRRVLVGHRAAVNVVDFDEKYIVSASGDRTIKVWNTSTCEFVRTLNGHKRGIACLQYRDRLVVSGSSDNSIRLWDIECGTCLRILEGHEELVRCIRFDSKRIVSGAYDGKIKVWDLQAALDIRAQTNTLCLKTLVEHTGRVFRLQFDEFQIVSSSHDDTILIWDFLNCSQKEESATPQALVQVGRSPSPDLT; the protein is encoded by the exons TTCACCACCTCGATACTGTACGACCCGGCGCGGAAAAAAGAACCGTCACAGTCGTTCCAGACCGAGCGCGACGCCTGTCTCTCCTACTTCACCAAATGGAACGAGTCGGACCAGGTGGACTTTGTCGAGCAGCTTCTGTCCCGCATGTGCCATTACCAGCACGGCCACATCAACGCATACCTGAAACCGATGCTGCAGCGAGACTTCATCACCCTGTTACCTA CAAAAGGTCTGGACCACGTGGCGGAAAACATTCTCTCCTACCTGGACGCGAAATCGCTGTGCCGAGCCGAGCGCGTCTGCAAAGAATGGAGCCGCGTCATATCCGAGGGCATGCTGTGGAAGAAGCTGATCGAGCGAAACGTCCGCACCGACTCGCTGTGGCGGGGGCTGGCCGAGCGGAAAGGATG GATCAAATACCTGTTCATACCGCGACCGGGCGTGACGCATCGACCGCACAAGTTCTACCGCGAGCTGTTCCCCAAGATCATGAAGGACATCGAAGCGATCGAGAACAACTGGCGCACCGGAAATCACAACCTGCAGCGGATAAACTGCCGGTCGGAGAACTCGAAAGGCGTTTACTGCTTGCAGTACGACGACGACAAGATCGTGTCCGGCCTGCGGGACAACACCATCAAAATCTGGGACCGCAACTCGCTCCAGTGCTGCAAG ATCCTCACCGGTCACACCGGTTCGGTTCTTTGCCTGCAGTACGACGACAAGGTGATCATCAGCGGTTCCAGTGACTCGACGGTACGCGTGTGGGATGTCAACACCGGTGACATGGTGAACACGCTCATACATCACTGCGAAGCTGTGCTGCATTTACGCTTCAACAACGGCATGATGGTGACCTGCTCCAAG GACCGCTCGATCGCCGTGTGGGACATGACATCGCCGACGGAGATCGCGCTGCGGCGGGTACTGGTCGGCCACCGGGCGGCCGTCAACGTGGTGGACTTTGACGAGAAGTACATCGTGTCGGCGTCCGGCGACCGCACGATCAAGGTGTGGAACACCTCGACGTGCGAGTTTGTGCGAACCCTGAATGGGCACAAGCGGGGCATCGCGTGCCTCCAGTACCGGGACCGGCTGGTCGTGAGCGGCAGCTCGGACAATTCTATAAG ACTTTGGGACATCGAGTGCGGTACCTGTTTGCGAATCCTCGAGGGCCACGAAGAGCTCGTCCGCTGCATCCGGTTCGACTCGAAGCGCATCGTGAGCGGAGCGTACGACGGCAAGATCAAGGTGTGGGACCTGCAAGCTGCCTTAGACATCCGGGCGCAGACGAACACGCTCTGCCTCAAGACACTGGTG GAGCACACGGGGCGCGTCTTCCGGCTGCAATTCGACGAGTTCCAGATCGTAAGCAGCTCCCACGACGACACCATTCTGATATGGGATTTCCTGAACTGCTCCCAGAAGGAGGAATCGGCCACGCCCCAGGCGCTGGTCCAGGTGGGCCGGAGTCCATCAC CTGATCTCACGTAG
- the LOC120432353 gene encoding beta-TrCP isoform X1 → MMKMETDKIMDESTTNNSSSPQFTTSILYDPARKKEPSQSFQTERDACLSYFTKWNESDQVDFVEQLLSRMCHYQHGHINAYLKPMLQRDFITLLPTKGLDHVAENILSYLDAKSLCRAERVCKEWSRVISEGMLWKKLIERNVRTDSLWRGLAERKGWIKYLFIPRPGVTHRPHKFYRELFPKIMKDIEAIENNWRTGNHNLQRINCRSENSKGVYCLQYDDDKIVSGLRDNTIKIWDRNSLQCCKILTGHTGSVLCLQYDDKVIISGSSDSTVRVWDVNTGDMVNTLIHHCEAVLHLRFNNGMMVTCSKDRSIAVWDMTSPTEIALRRVLVGHRAAVNVVDFDEKYIVSASGDRTIKVWNTSTCEFVRTLNGHKRGIACLQYRDRLVVSGSSDNSIRLWDIECGTCLRILEGHEELVRCIRFDSKRIVSGAYDGKIKVWDLQAALDIRAQTNTLCLKTLVEHTGRVFRLQFDEFQIVSSSHDDTILIWDFLNCSQKEESATPQALVQVGRSPSREYSSSSAAGGRAQPQQETDDDDAY, encoded by the exons TTCACCACCTCGATACTGTACGACCCGGCGCGGAAAAAAGAACCGTCACAGTCGTTCCAGACCGAGCGCGACGCCTGTCTCTCCTACTTCACCAAATGGAACGAGTCGGACCAGGTGGACTTTGTCGAGCAGCTTCTGTCCCGCATGTGCCATTACCAGCACGGCCACATCAACGCATACCTGAAACCGATGCTGCAGCGAGACTTCATCACCCTGTTACCTA CAAAAGGTCTGGACCACGTGGCGGAAAACATTCTCTCCTACCTGGACGCGAAATCGCTGTGCCGAGCCGAGCGCGTCTGCAAAGAATGGAGCCGCGTCATATCCGAGGGCATGCTGTGGAAGAAGCTGATCGAGCGAAACGTCCGCACCGACTCGCTGTGGCGGGGGCTGGCCGAGCGGAAAGGATG GATCAAATACCTGTTCATACCGCGACCGGGCGTGACGCATCGACCGCACAAGTTCTACCGCGAGCTGTTCCCCAAGATCATGAAGGACATCGAAGCGATCGAGAACAACTGGCGCACCGGAAATCACAACCTGCAGCGGATAAACTGCCGGTCGGAGAACTCGAAAGGCGTTTACTGCTTGCAGTACGACGACGACAAGATCGTGTCCGGCCTGCGGGACAACACCATCAAAATCTGGGACCGCAACTCGCTCCAGTGCTGCAAG ATCCTCACCGGTCACACCGGTTCGGTTCTTTGCCTGCAGTACGACGACAAGGTGATCATCAGCGGTTCCAGTGACTCGACGGTACGCGTGTGGGATGTCAACACCGGTGACATGGTGAACACGCTCATACATCACTGCGAAGCTGTGCTGCATTTACGCTTCAACAACGGCATGATGGTGACCTGCTCCAAG GACCGCTCGATCGCCGTGTGGGACATGACATCGCCGACGGAGATCGCGCTGCGGCGGGTACTGGTCGGCCACCGGGCGGCCGTCAACGTGGTGGACTTTGACGAGAAGTACATCGTGTCGGCGTCCGGCGACCGCACGATCAAGGTGTGGAACACCTCGACGTGCGAGTTTGTGCGAACCCTGAATGGGCACAAGCGGGGCATCGCGTGCCTCCAGTACCGGGACCGGCTGGTCGTGAGCGGCAGCTCGGACAATTCTATAAG ACTTTGGGACATCGAGTGCGGTACCTGTTTGCGAATCCTCGAGGGCCACGAAGAGCTCGTCCGCTGCATCCGGTTCGACTCGAAGCGCATCGTGAGCGGAGCGTACGACGGCAAGATCAAGGTGTGGGACCTGCAAGCTGCCTTAGACATCCGGGCGCAGACGAACACGCTCTGCCTCAAGACACTGGTG GAGCACACGGGGCGCGTCTTCCGGCTGCAATTCGACGAGTTCCAGATCGTAAGCAGCTCCCACGACGACACCATTCTGATATGGGATTTCCTGAACTGCTCCCAGAAGGAGGAATCGGCCACGCCCCAGGCGCTGGTCCAGGTGGGCCGGAGTCCATCACGTGAGTATTCCTCTTCCTCCGCCGCTGGTGGCCGAGCTCAGCCTCAGCAAGAGACTGACGATGACGATGCGTACTGA
- the LOC120432353 gene encoding beta-TrCP isoform X2, producing the protein MMKMETDKIMDESTTNNSSSPQFTTSILYDPARKKEPSQSFQTERDACLSYFTKWNESDQVDFVEQLLSRMCHYQHGHINAYLKPMLQRDFITLLPTKGLDHVAENILSYLDAKSLCRAERVCKEWSRVISEGMLWKKLIERNVRTDSLWRGLAERKGWIKYLFIPRPGVTHRPHKFYRELFPKIMKDIEAIENNWRTGNHNLQRINCRSENSKGVYCLQYDDDKIVSGLRDNTIKIWDRNSLQCCKILTGHTGSVLCLQYDDKVIISGSSDSTVRVWDVNTGDMVNTLIHHCEAVLHLRFNNGMMVTCSKDRSIAVWDMTSPTEIALRRVLVGHRAAVNVVDFDEKYIVSASGDRTIKVWNTSTCEFVRTLNGHKRGIACLQYRDRLVVSGSSDNSIRLWDIECGTCLRILEGHEELVRCIRFDSKRIVSGAYDGKIKVWDLQAALDIRAQTNTLCLKTLVHTGRVFRLQFDEFQIVSSSHDDTILIWDFLNCSQKEESATPQALVQVGRSPSREYSSSSAAGGRAQPQQETDDDDAY; encoded by the exons TTCACCACCTCGATACTGTACGACCCGGCGCGGAAAAAAGAACCGTCACAGTCGTTCCAGACCGAGCGCGACGCCTGTCTCTCCTACTTCACCAAATGGAACGAGTCGGACCAGGTGGACTTTGTCGAGCAGCTTCTGTCCCGCATGTGCCATTACCAGCACGGCCACATCAACGCATACCTGAAACCGATGCTGCAGCGAGACTTCATCACCCTGTTACCTA CAAAAGGTCTGGACCACGTGGCGGAAAACATTCTCTCCTACCTGGACGCGAAATCGCTGTGCCGAGCCGAGCGCGTCTGCAAAGAATGGAGCCGCGTCATATCCGAGGGCATGCTGTGGAAGAAGCTGATCGAGCGAAACGTCCGCACCGACTCGCTGTGGCGGGGGCTGGCCGAGCGGAAAGGATG GATCAAATACCTGTTCATACCGCGACCGGGCGTGACGCATCGACCGCACAAGTTCTACCGCGAGCTGTTCCCCAAGATCATGAAGGACATCGAAGCGATCGAGAACAACTGGCGCACCGGAAATCACAACCTGCAGCGGATAAACTGCCGGTCGGAGAACTCGAAAGGCGTTTACTGCTTGCAGTACGACGACGACAAGATCGTGTCCGGCCTGCGGGACAACACCATCAAAATCTGGGACCGCAACTCGCTCCAGTGCTGCAAG ATCCTCACCGGTCACACCGGTTCGGTTCTTTGCCTGCAGTACGACGACAAGGTGATCATCAGCGGTTCCAGTGACTCGACGGTACGCGTGTGGGATGTCAACACCGGTGACATGGTGAACACGCTCATACATCACTGCGAAGCTGTGCTGCATTTACGCTTCAACAACGGCATGATGGTGACCTGCTCCAAG GACCGCTCGATCGCCGTGTGGGACATGACATCGCCGACGGAGATCGCGCTGCGGCGGGTACTGGTCGGCCACCGGGCGGCCGTCAACGTGGTGGACTTTGACGAGAAGTACATCGTGTCGGCGTCCGGCGACCGCACGATCAAGGTGTGGAACACCTCGACGTGCGAGTTTGTGCGAACCCTGAATGGGCACAAGCGGGGCATCGCGTGCCTCCAGTACCGGGACCGGCTGGTCGTGAGCGGCAGCTCGGACAATTCTATAAG ACTTTGGGACATCGAGTGCGGTACCTGTTTGCGAATCCTCGAGGGCCACGAAGAGCTCGTCCGCTGCATCCGGTTCGACTCGAAGCGCATCGTGAGCGGAGCGTACGACGGCAAGATCAAGGTGTGGGACCTGCAAGCTGCCTTAGACATCCGGGCGCAGACGAACACGCTCTGCCTCAAGACACTGGTG CACACGGGGCGCGTCTTCCGGCTGCAATTCGACGAGTTCCAGATCGTAAGCAGCTCCCACGACGACACCATTCTGATATGGGATTTCCTGAACTGCTCCCAGAAGGAGGAATCGGCCACGCCCCAGGCGCTGGTCCAGGTGGGCCGGAGTCCATCACGTGAGTATTCCTCTTCCTCCGCCGCTGGTGGCCGAGCTCAGCCTCAGCAAGAGACTGACGATGACGATGCGTACTGA